The genomic interval AAACTTTTTAGCCGTTCCAACTCAGAACccaacagaaaaaatatcatgtgcggctgcagggggcgctgctgcaCATCAATACCTAAAACTGTACCGAAAAGAGACGTAAAGGTGTAAGACCTGGATTTTGGAAAAGATGCACGCACTCTATTCAATCAGAAATGCATTGCaattgcgtgtgcgtgtgcgtgtgcgtgtgcgtgtgtgtgtgtgtgtgtgtgtgtgtgtgtgtgtgtgtgtgtgtgtgtgtgtgtgtgtgtgtgtgtgtgtgtgtgtgtgtgtgtgtgtgtgtgtgtgtgtttttgtgtgtgtgtgtggggcatcTAGTAACAGTCACAGCTTGGACAGGCTGAGGTCATTGCCACAAAGCCAGCCTAAAGAGGCTAAGAGAAACAATCCCCtacttgtatgtatgtatgggtgtatctgtgtgtgtgtgtgtgtgtgtgtgtgtgtgtgtgtgtgtgtgtgtgtgtgtgtgtgtgtgtgtgtgtgtgtgtgtgtgtgtgtgtgtgtgtgtgtgtgtgtgtgtgtgtgtgtgtgtgtgtgtgtgtgtgtgtgtgtgtgtgtgtgtgtgtgtgtgtgtgtgtgtgtgtgtgtgtgtgtgtgtgtgcgtgcgtgcgtgcgtgcgtgcgtgtgtgtgtgtgtgtgtgtgtgtgacagacggatacacacacacacaaacacacacacactctgccccAGTCACCTCTTGCCTCCTCTCTTGGCTGCCCATGAGCAAACATGATTTTACtcatggtttgtgtgtgtgtgtgtgtgtgtgtgtgtgtgtgtgtgtgtgtgtgtgtgtgtgtgtgtgtgtgtgtgtgtgtgtgtgtgtgtgtgtgtgtgtgtgtgtgtgtgtgtgtgtgtgtgtgtgtgtgtgtgtgtgtgtgtgtgtgtgtgtgtgtgtgtgtgcaacttcGTAACCCTGGAAcaacttcctgagccacagaaagacacacaaatacacactaaGTCAACACCACACCTAAATTTATATCAGACACCTCCGCTGGCACTCCCCTATCAGGCatccgtacacacacacacacacacacacacacacacacacacacacttattgctCTGTCTGGCACTATTGGGTGTAgtttcagttcactgtcattaAAAAGTGTCAGCTGCCAAGTGGGTAACCTGTCCTGCATTCTTATTACATGGGAAAACGAATCGACCTGAATGTGCTTACACAAAGAAACTTGTTTGATGTAGTACAGATTTGATTGAGTGCTGATTTTTCCCTGAATGAAATATGACCCGATCTCACTTGTATAAGCAACTTGACACTTTAAACAAATGTCCTCTGTTTCTTCCAGACATCTGAACCCATCCCGATCAAAAAGTCCAAACATGAAGACTTCCCATCGCAATCTACACTTTCCGATAAAGAAAAGCAACACGACTGGCTACAATCCCTGTCCGCCTCTGCTAAGGTTGGTGTTGCTGATCTCAGAATCGGAGATGCTTctgttgatgatgataatgatgcatGGTTCTTGAGATGAGTTGTCGTGTAATATTATACAGACGTTTTACAGATGAGGGTAATGCTTTATTTTAGATTTGGCAAGCTGTGCTAACAGAGGGGGGGTAACTGTAGATGTCACGAGTCCCACAGATTTACTTACTGAGATGGAGGGAAGGTTGAGCAAGAAGTGTAACAGAATATAACCCCAATATAATGATGGATGTCCCCTGTGAAGATTGATATTCCCTAAAAAATCTGCTCTGGAGAAATACTGAGAATGTGAGAATGTCTTCAACAATAAATTATCATACTGTCCCCTCTCCAGTCACATAACACCAAACTCTGTAGTAAGATCACCATGATGACCATCTCATTAATACCCTAACAAATGGACTGCAACCTACTGCACTTTGTAACAACAATAAGTCAATgtttataattataaattaagctctgtaatattgtaatggCGGATCACTTTCTGGAACCATAGCTAAGTACAAGGCAGCTTTCACATCTAaccaaattaatgaaaaaaacacctacAGGGACTCTAAGGTACCTTCACAGTCGCCCACATTCAAACACAACTTCTTTGTGGATCCACAACTTTACACTGAAATGCAACAACTAAATACCGAGAAAAtcctgaaagaagaagagaaaagaaaaacaataataatattgaaaagATCTAGTCTAACCCTGCATTAGGGCTGTATATCAAACCTCTGTACTTCTTACCCAAAATGTGTCCATagcaaaaaaattggaaaagaTCAGGCAATGACTGTTAGCATTGACTCTTGGATAGTCCCCTGACTGACACCGATTTAGGACTGGATTATATTCTGTTCTTGAACAGATGCTTGCTTTTTGATGACATTAAAGATTTGAAAATTGTTGCTTGGGTTCGAAGGtgaaattaatttacatttcaagTACATGTACAGGTTAAATAGtagtgtagtagtagtagtagtagtatacaAACTCAGGAATCATCCATTAGTATCCAAAAAATGCACAACGATATCAAGCCTTAACTGTATACAGAAATGGAACAACTGTCAGTGAGCTTTCTggatagttttatttttttataacttgttttgtttgtttataattAAAAACTATCTCTGTCTTGTTCAGGGGCTTAACTGCATTCAGCCCAGGCAGAGGCCATCAGCTTTCAGGCCCTGGTCCCCGCACATTTCTGCTGGTGATAAGGAGCCCTCCAGTCACCCCCTGGCCCTGctgagagacaggtgaggacatcACAGAACAACCAGATCCAAAACAACAGACACTCTCACCAGAAAGCACTCAACTTCAActtgaaaagaaatcaattaGAAACTGTGAATTATCCGTACGCTAACAGAAGCTTTTGCTCCGTACGATTGGTCACCGTTTATTGAGCAGGATCTGATGAGCTTCCAGCAGACTCCCTCACTTGTCTGGGTGGGCTGGTTTCACCGAGGTCAAATCTGACTCCACCACAGCCTCCCACACTCCActattcaaacacatttgacagaTACTCATAATGTGGGCACACGCTTGTTATGGTGCTGCCAGTGTACACTGCGCCATATCGCAGTTGATCTGGACCAGTTTCTCATGAAGTGGGAGGAAACAGCTactttattcaaatatttctaTACCCTGGTTGGCATACGTGGTCCACATTGGATGCTGCATTGTGGTTCTGATTGTGATTACTTGCATGCATGGTTCAGCTCTGGTTAATGAAGTAATCATGATTTGGATTGTTGCATGTAAACATTGTGATAAACACAATTAAATTGTCTGGTTTCCTCTTAGCTTCTACAACTACAAGAGTCTGGAGAACGGCGTGGCTCCCAATGTCGCCCTCACACCACTGCCCCTGGGGAAGGTGGGTCCCATGTCCCTATCAGTACCCAGCACCTCCCACCCAAGTGGAGGTGAACCCCCAGGTGAAGGAGCCAACCCGAGGCCCCGGAAGAGAAAAGCCACAGAGGAGCTCCTGCCACCGGCAACAGAGGCCCCCTGCCCTCCGCCCTTCACTGCCAGCAAGCCACTGGCGCCTCAGGAGGACAAAGACTCTGAGGTGGAGATCGAAGTGGAAAGCCGTGACGAGTGTGAGTAAAGAACTCGATACCATCTACTAGACATGTAAATACCATTTGTTACAAGACTCAACTGGCTAGCTATACATAGTCCTTATTTGACAAGATCAACTGAGTTTTGTAAAGTTCTGGAAATAGGGCAGCTTTTCCTCAAATCTAATcatctctctcttgtctctggTCTTTCCCAACAGTCacttcatccctctcctccctgtcgtCACCATCTTTCACCTCATCCAGCAGCTCAGCCAAGGACTTGAGCTCGCCATGCACTCAAGGGCCCATCTGCACTGTCACGTCGGCCGAGGGCACTGCCCCTGCAGCTGCACCCATTGCACCCATCACAACACCTGTAACCCCTCCAGAGCTTGGGTTGGAGTCGGAGCTGGAGAGCCTGAGGCAGGCACTGGACAGCGGACTCGACTCGAAAGAGTCAAAGGAGAAGTTTCTGCATGAGATTGTTAAGATGAGGGTGAAGCAGGAGGAAAAACTAGGATCGGCCCTGCAGGCCAAACGCAGCCTCCAGCAGGTAGAGTTCCATTCACACAACTGTAACAATAGTTGACGTATCGAGAGAGTTTTTCCTAATGTCAAATGAGAACATTGATatcgtgcatgtgtgtgccgCCTTAAACGGAAACAGATTGTCAGTTTGCAGTTTGTTGCTTAGTTAGAGAAACCTACGAAAAGCTACGAACCTGacacaacaatggtgaaaagtaacaCGACCGCTGGTAGTCAAGtagtgactgataagaaccaatcaggaagcaaatgtggCTGACTGAGTCATTGTTTCCAGACATCTCCGTTTATGCCCACCCATACTACAATGCTCcaccagagttttcaaactaaaactggtCCAGCAGCTTTTTCATCATACATTATAAACAATATTGATTCACTCTTCAGGTTTGATAGGGAAATTCTGCATGCTGCATCTTGATAAGTATGTAACATGCGACTTGACTTGAACTTATGGCATTTGCCCCAGAAGGCTTGGAAGACAGCTCCACCAAAGACAATTTGAAAGGGATGTGGAATGTATTTCCAGTTTTCATACCACAGGAAGAAGCTGCTTCACCTAGACTAAACTCTTTGTCATTCAGTGTCACCAACCAGTCAAATGTGTCAGTGCAACTCCACATAGAAGTTGTGATTATTCGTTTGGTAAATAATAGCAGCATACATAGCGATTAATACAAACAGTGACTCATAGACATGTTTCCTCTGTACGGCCTAATATCAGTGTATAGCCTTCTGCTTTCAGATCTACAACCCTGGTGATCAAGTGTCTCTATTCTCACACTGATATGCTATATTTACATAGTATATGATTTCACTTTAGTGAATGCTGGCTGAGAATTTCCTATCCGTCGCTACCCATGACAACTCATACAGTCCTTTGACCTCCCccaactttatttaaaatcaaacaagaCAGACACTGCAGAAGTGGACATGGAGGCATCATCACTGTCTGTAAAGCTTAGCATGAGTTGGCAAGTATTATAAGTGAAAGTGGATGTTGCTGCAAAGGGAAAAgacttccatttttattttttattattggcCTTGGAATGAGAACAGCAAAATGCGGACAAAGGGTCTTTGTGGGAGAGCAGCACAAAGTGCATCCTGGGCAAAGAAAAGCGATTGCAGCATTCCACTTTCACTTTCCATCAGTGTTCAGAATAGTTAAATGAACGGTGGTCTTCCTTTAAAAGAAGCCACTGGTATAATTCCTTCTCTTTCTAGAtgaactaaccctaacccttgaCGGTATTCTAAGAGTTCTTATGTAAAGCCTCTGCAGAGTAAAGGGTGTGATGGGGattgtttcttttcactcttttggTGGGAACTAACAAAGCTTGATGACAGACGTGTTCGTCCCTACTGCTAGGTTCCCATGAGAAGACTATGGGCGTgttaccaaacacacacacactttcagagATTCAGAGGAAGGAAACCTAACTTCTGTCAGCCCACACATTGCCCTTACCCCTGACTTGCCTCAATGTAAACACTGACACGGACACAGCAACATTCTGTAACAAGTCACTGCTCTTGGGTGTCATCCGCTCAGAGGCAAAGTCAAACAGCCATGTGACAGTTACTGTATATCCACTGGCATTCACATCGTCTGCAAAAACACTATGGGGcgagctatatatatatatatatttttaaagtgattaattgattttaatataAACCCCAAACCTCTCCAATCTCTTGATTCCAGGAGTTAGAATTCTTGCGGGTGGCCAAGAAGGAGAAACTGCGGGAGGCAACTGAGGCTAAGCGGAACCTGAGGAAGGAAATTGAGCGTCTGCGGGCCGAGAgcgagaagaagatgaaggaagCCAACGAGTCGCGGATCCGTCTGAAGCGGGAGCTGGAGCAGGCCCGACAGCTAAGGGTCTGCGACAAAGGCTGTGAGGCCGGACGTCTTCGCGCAAAATACTCGGCACAGGTAAATTTGTGTGCATGTCGACGCACCTATTTAAGGATTTGAGCTAGGTCTTAAGAATTTGTGcactttaaatatttatagaTAAAAGGAAACTTAAATGAAAATTGACAATACCATTGAGAAACATGACACATGGGTAGAAATGAAGCCAGGCAAGGCCATGCATGTAGGCAGACACTAACAGTCTGATGTGTGTAAAGTCTAGACAACACCCTCAGAGTAATTGCAGTGTTTTACTCCCTCAAATACTCTCAAGGTCAACAGAGGAGAAggctagaaaaaaaacccaacacatttCCTCTTCCACAGTCAAAAATAAATGGGTGTAGCTCCAAGTCCACAGACGTGTAAGTCCCCCACcgaaaggaaacaggaagagacgTCGACTTCCCTCAGGCACCATGGGAAATGCAGATTAGACAAAACAAGAGGGAGGTTATGCTCTCTTACTGCACCTGTGTATCTCCCTGCAGAGACTGCAGTTGTCCTTGGACGCCTGTTGTTTGGAGTTTTCAGAAGCTTCTAGTGTTTTTCATTGATTGATTCAAAGATCATTTGGCTAAAAACGATCTTGGTACCACATTCCAATACTGTGTCCTGGAATATACAATAACATCTAAAAACTTTGTTTCTTGACTGAGAGAATTAATACTCtattgacaaaaataaagaataaaaggaaCCCAGGGCAGCGAGATAATCGGCAGGAGATTTTTGTTCTCAAGcttgttatttttgttctttgtctgGTCTAAGGCAATAGTTAAAGGGATAAAATTCTGATCAGACAACTGCATTTGGGTTAATGATCTAAAACCAACACTGGGTTTCATCAATAATAATTGAATGTGATAGACTCTCCAATTGCATCAAATTTTGGGTCTTCAGAAAGGTCAACATCAAGACACGTTCtcatcaaaatgaatgcaatgcaCCCATGTTAATTTGTTGTTTCCAGtcaaattttgaaaatgaacttgAACACTGGAAAGTATGCACATAAACATGACATCAGGGCCACAGATTCTGGTATTTAGAAGAAAGCTGATAGGACAGTGCTCTGTAGTGTGTAGTGTGATATAGTTCCGTAAGCATTCTATTTAAGTCAGAGTTCGGAATAGTGGTTTGGATCATTCCACTCCAAACCTCCTGGAGTCAGATCTGTACCGTTTGATGATTTCATCTGTTTCCTGCCATGTGTTAACCAGATCGAGGATCTCCAGATGAAGCTGCAGCATGCAGAGGCCGACCGCGAGCAGCTCCGAGCCGACCTGCTGCTGGAGCGGGAGGCCAGGGAGCACCTGGAGAGGGTGGTGAAGGagctacagcagcagctctggccCAAGTGCAACAGTGACAAGGACGGGACGCCCAAGGACACGCCGGCAGACAAGTAACCTAGCAGCTAAACTCACCCCACCACTGTCCATCATGCTCGCCCTCCAGAATACAATAATCAAACACCCTCACCCTCTGaccacagacaaagagaagacaaaaagacCTGTGTCCTTATCCATGCTcatgaaaaaacaagtgaatGTTTCCCTTGGAGAGAGTCTGGAACAGCAAAATACAATTCTGCAACCTGGAAGCATGTGTTTCTGAATCAAGCACTGACTCGCACCTTCCACACTCACAGAACGCAAAGAAACCGGATCACAggaatgacagaaaaacacgTGTATAGCACAAATTGTGGTTGTGCCTGTATTTTCACTGACAAGAAAAAATTAAGTGAGACTTTTTGACACATGTCCATGATAATTAATGCTAAAAGATGATCATATTATATTAGAGCTACACAGCTGTTGAGAGGTGTCATAGCGGTGCAGCCAGGAGGGCAGGGCTCGCACTCTACCTACAGTCTCCACCACGTCCATTGCCAGGACAAGGATGACTTTGAAGACATTATAAGCTATATTAGAGACTACATAGCGATATgtaaaaagaagatgaaagacagttactttgtttctctgtgctcatggagtttgaaaacataaaagatatAAATACATCAGAGGATGAACAAAACAAGCAGATGAACTTTCCACAGCGCCACCATGGTTTTGCCAGTTTTTCAGGAAGCCATCATCTCCCACTGAGGGGGAGAAGCATTGAGTTTGAAGTCTGTGCGACTTGTCTTTCCTTCCTGTTGTCgttttataaaaacaattgtGTAGTTCTCAGAGCAGGACGGGGCGGGAGGGATCGGGGgtcaatatttttctctctttgcatcGAACCCTGGGGCGGATATTGGAAATTAAAACATGCTGTGTTGAAGGCACCTTTTTTAGCGAGCACTTGTTTTGGATGATCAATAACAATATCCAATAGTCTCCATCTCAGTGTTGCTCCCAacaggttacacacacactggctgccaTGTGTGTTTCATAAGCATTTTGGCGTCTTTTATCTTCGCTTCAAAAAGAGCGATGTCAACCAGCAGGTTTTTTCTCCATATGACACCAGAATCATCATCTGAGATCATAGCGGACCGGGTGGGGTGTCCTTAGCAAGAACcacaaaatgttcattttaattaaattaaggtatgtaaatattaatatgtttttttttctttttactttacaaTAATGAATCGCACTTTGTCATaacaaaaatactgttttaaTGCATTGTACTCCCACTATTGTCTTCAATCTTACTTTGAAAACATCATTTTATCGTGACTGCTACCATATAAATCCAGTAAGCATTTTGTTGATTATATGCATcttcaatagaaaaaaacattgttctgttttgtcaaGATAAAGTTTtgtaaataaaggaaaaaaaaaggctctacCTGTTGCTTGGTGACGCAGACTGGGGTTGTTCGAAAGTGTTTGGGGACATTTTCCcattattgtaaaataaaagcacaactgTTGCTTAACCACCAAGTTAAAACTTGTAACAAatttgacagaagaaaaaaaaaattcattagCAGCCTACTGTAAATAACCAAGGTGAATTTTTATAGAAGCCCGAACAGAAATCACATGTTCAGAGATTCTAATCACTTTTTCTTCAGGAGCAGAGACCATGACTCTGCTTTCACACAGTGGGTACAATGCAATCAGAATGTACATTGTGTTAATGCTAATTTTTCTTtggttgttgatgttgttttttaaatgtggagatATTTTAATGCTTGTCTGTTatgttcactttttttcaatAGAAAACTCATATTTTCTTTATGCATGAACTTTGAGAAAGTTTGCCATACATATAGTCAGTTATTGGGCATTTGATACTGTACATCTAAGGGTTTTTGTGTTATGCAACATAAAGCAATTTATCTTAtttagaagaggaagaagaaactgtTGTTCTTAGGACAAAACACAACTTCACActagcaaaaaacaaaagaccacaaaaaaagaagaagaaatgaaatgcagtgcTGGACAACCTCAAGTGCCTGAATGTGGGCGAAAGGTTTCCAGAGTAGGAAAACTGATGATGAAGCTGTTGGGGCGGGTCCTCTCatcaacttcctgtttgcaggttttcaaattaaatgacCCTCCCTCGCTCAGTGGCTATTTTTATCAGTATTCCTAAAACCAATCAGTTTACaaacttcttttatttttcaatgcaGAGAACAATTGAACAAATGTAAGATGcttatggcttttttttcttggatgagtgttttttaaagattcatttgAAATCAATGATATGCATGTTCAAACAATTTTTATAGAAGATCTTGAAAAGCCACTTGCGTCGGTGAATTGTTACTTTTGGTTGTACATAAAGACGTAACTGTTTGTTCCCAGTTTGCTGACTTGTCCCGAGGCGGACCTGTCAAGGATAATAAAGAGGGCATTATGTTAAAGGCCCGTTTCTTATCCGACATAACTGATGTTGCTCAGAGAACGACACTGCGTCTGTGACTTTGGCAGAACTTAAATTGGTAcattttgtagttgtttttacACTCAAAGGCCTCTGTGTAGTTTACTTTACTCATGGTTTTCTACAAAAAGaagggagacaaaaacaacattggcTCTTCACGCTcccacacaaaaataaaaaagcagtttaaccacaactttttttctaaAGAAGAATCATTTTGCTAAAAAAATGGACAGTAAAGCAGCAATAACAGTCCATATTGATAGAGAAATACTAGCCAGTGTGAAGATTTGAATAagaattttcaaatgtaaatatttttttcatttactatATTGTATAATATATGTACATGgtgtttcctttttcaaattttttttttcttacaataactgtcttgttctttttttgtgtgttttaactgaGAATTTTCACAAACAGTTAATGCAGTGCGTAAGAGAATATTCCCTACATAAAAATGTTaatccatttctttctttttgtttactgtAGAGTCTTTATATCGAATAACGTTTTTTCACcaattcatatatatttttaacagtATGTTCAGTATCAGACAGCAGACCTACAGTATGGGtcacatacactctctctctctttttctctctctctctttctttctctctctctctatctctctctctctttctttctctctctctctcacacacacacacacacacacacacacacacacacacacacacacacacagagatttcCCTCTAATCTTCATGTATCTTTTTAGCCCTGTGGTGCTGCTAATACTATATTAACCTTACAATTCTAGAAATATTTTTATCTAAGAGGTAAATGTAAGCTCCGAGTTATTAATtccacatatacagtatgaaaaaaaagcttggcTTGTTCATCTATCTCCCTTGTTTCCCTCATCTTTTCATACCGTTGTCCTCATCTTTCCAACAAcactctttcctttctctcacgACACGGACTATATTGTAAAGTAAAGGACTTTATGAGATTATGTTTGAAAATAGCTATGCTTATATACTACAGTGACCGAATGTACAGTGTATAGATGCATTACCAGAAATAAAGTTGTTTGTCCAGATCCACTGTCCCAGTTTCTTATTATTGCTGCCTCTTTGGTGAATGTAAAACACAGAGTAATGCATCTCACTCATGAAGTCATCTCTTCTGCTCACGTTAAACAGTAGTGTCATTTTCCCTTAAAACATCAAATCTTTTCTTCATCTTAGTGAAGTCTTGGACTTAGCAGATCTAAGCGTTTGTTAATGTATTTAAAGACAACTACACCTTCACCTGCTGAAGACAAACATTGGTGGAGATTGCTGGATGAACAGATAATGAAAGACTAATAAAAAGTTGtaataatatgaaatgtgtttttatggtaGAAGTTTTAATTGTACTATTCATTCACAAACACTAAAAATGTATACTTTTTGGTATGTGCTTATtctattacatatttatatactgcTTATAATATAAGGATCACAATCTAAAATAATGCCTCTGAAATGTAATGAAGTAGAGGTATAAAGAACCAtacaatgaaacacacactgagggacAAGTACTTCAGACTTGTATCGAAGTACAGTGCTGCACTTGAGTCAATCTACTTATTACCCTCCACTGCTGGTTATGCTatagaaatataaattaatttttaagaGCCACTCCAGTATTTTAGTGTTGCACTTCCATAAAGTCAGAGGACTTGCAAGAGGCAGATTAAAGGAAGACTGTCAAAAATCAAAGCAGTAGAGGCTGAGATATCATGACCTTTATTCGCCACTATGGGTCAACCTCCAAAAATACTCAATAACACaacttcccataatgcaacaaaATAGTGTCCTTCGGTAAATACAAAGTGGCAACcttccgtgacgtcacccgttggtttgtgaccTGCCGTTTTGAAGCTTGAGTATTACATTTTGACCACcccattttggggttttttgcaaccagacataGAATTGGGGGCGGGTCTGACTGACGGCTCGTCCACTGCCCGCTCACTAACAACCATGCATCAattgacattataaatcaagtgagaagttttcattttctcatagaattTTATagaacagacttttttttgcaacctgTGAGTCatgctggtgattccagagaacatgtttcaggcacttcagccTTGGCTTCTTTATCTTGACCCAGTGACTACACCCATTTTTATCTAAAGTCTACAGTAAATACCCATGTATAGACTCCAAGTCCATGCTAAAATAACCCAGGTTTAtgtttaaagttattttttcagacttgacaaagtctgaaaattcaactgTCTTTAATTTCTACTGTTACGACAATGTTGCAGGAAGATGTCATTTGTCAGCGACACTCATCGATCAATAAGTCATCAAACACTGAGGAGGGGGTGACAGGTTTGCTTCTATGAAGTCTGTGTATCAGAGGCATGACTCTTTGAGtgctcatgcaaacacacaatgtaGATGACGTGGAATCCCCTGACACTTACtgacataaatacataaatacacatacataaagataaaaataaaaagatcaaaTTTGTATGTGCAGTGGATTCTTCTAGAGTCAAGAACTTAGCCCTGACAGCTCAggacttatttaaaaaataaaactttgaatgACTGCTGTGAGACTAAATCAAGTCAATTTCACAGGATTAAATCCCCCATTAGAGAACCAAGagaaaacagcaaatgaaagacagtaacaaaatgaaaatacattaaatatgtacTGTCAGATTAGTAGGGATGATAGTATatgactgtacagtacatggtcAATGTGTGAAAATGAGGATGTAGTTGAAAACTGTAGGTGCTGTTAGCAACTGCTTTCAACTGAAAATAGCTAAATCCTGATGGAAAAGCATATTCATGATGAAGAGCAAGAATCAGTGAGGAAACGCCAAGACTCAGCCATCATCGCTCAATCACATGGCCTTTGGCAAAACCATGGTGTAACTGCCATTTAGTCAGTCACGGATTCCTCTCAGGTTAAGCAGAGCAGAGTTGTGTGAGTGCACTGCAGAGGCCTCTATTTACACAGATATGATTtagagcagctgctgaagaaaCCTCCATAATTACTGTGAAATCAGTCAAATGGAAAAGATGAGCTGCAAACACTTTAAACAGGAATGTACTGTAGGTCTCAAGTTAACGCCCACTCAGCCTAGCAGCATTTGATGTAAACATTCATtagtgtgtatacacacacacacacacacacacacacacacagtgaaaatgttccctcatgttagtttagcatgttagcatgcgGGCAGTTGCTAATCATCATTAAACATCGACAATTTTTTGTAATGCAAATGatacatgaaataaacaatgcaCAACTGAAACGCAATGAAAcaacttttttcaaaagtttttcaAGAAGCCTTCAAAAAATTATGGAGTTGATTTTCCACGCAGAGTTGACACAGCAGAGTTGCTAAACCAGCAGCTGGGATACACAAAAAATACCCAACTCCTTgtgagttgtttgtgtgtgtgtgtgtgtgtgtgtgtggatgtaaaCAATTGGCACAGTCAGAGAATTAAGCTCTATATTGTGCTTTTTTGAAGAACAGAACTTTCACAAAGACTCGACAATCATACATAT from Scophthalmus maximus strain ysfricsl-2021 chromosome 3, ASM2237912v1, whole genome shotgun sequence carries:
- the skia gene encoding v-ski avian sarcoma viral oncogene homolog a, encoding METVSRQSFQPHPGLQQTLKQFHLSSMSSLGGPAAFSARWQHELLFKKDGKEPEPVLQHLPPPAMPGPLFIPSDRSTERCETVLEAETISCFVVGGEKRLCLPQILNTVLRDFSLQQINAVCDELHIYCSRCTADQLEILKVMGILPFSAPSCGLITKTDAERLCNALVYGGAYPPRCKKETSGGSLELQLELTEGSLKVYHECFGKCRGLFVPELYTSPGAACIQCMDCRLMYPTHKFVVHSHKAQENRTCHWGFDSANWRAYVLLGQDYTGKEETARLEQLLDEIKEKFDFANKYKRKASSRTSEPIPIKKSKHEDFPSQSTLSDKEKQHDWLQSLSASAKGLNCIQPRQRPSAFRPWSPHISAGDKEPSSHPLALLRDSFYNYKSLENGVAPNVALTPLPLGKVGPMSLSVPSTSHPSGGEPPGEGANPRPRKRKATEELLPPATEAPCPPPFTASKPLAPQEDKDSEVEIEVESRDEFTSSLSSLSSPSFTSSSSSAKDLSSPCTQGPICTVTSAEGTAPAAAPIAPITTPVTPPELGLESELESLRQALDSGLDSKESKEKFLHEIVKMRVKQEEKLGSALQAKRSLQQELEFLRVAKKEKLREATEAKRNLRKEIERLRAESEKKMKEANESRIRLKRELEQARQLRVCDKGCEAGRLRAKYSAQIEDLQMKLQHAEADREQLRADLLLEREAREHLERVVKELQQQLWPKCNSDKDGTPKDTPADK